A window of Kocuria sp. TGY1127_2 genomic DNA:
GTGCCGACATGAGAGTCTCTTTGCGGGTCGCTTTCCGGTGAGCGCTGGACCGGTGACGAGCAGATGTGGAACCGGATTCTTCCGGCTGCGGCGTCTCCGATGAGGAACGGTTTTCAGTCATGAGAAGTCTCTATTCCTATCGAGTGGGCTGGGAGGCGTACTTGGCGTCGCCTTCGGGCGGGACGGCGTCGTCCTCATAAGCGGTCAGGAGCGGTTCATCCGGGGCACGACGCGGCCGGCGCGGCTCCTCGGAGCCAATGGCGGAAGCGGGCTGAGAGCGGAGGGAGGCCATCCAGAGCAGACCGGCGCCCACGACCAGCCATACCGCGAGTACCAGGATCTGAGGCCCGATGCCGTGACCGTCGAAATACAGGCAGCGTCTCATCAGCTCCGAGCTCGCACCGGTGGGCAACAGCTGATGCATGACGCGGAAGAACCCAGGCATCATGTCGAAGGAGACGGCGACGCCGGTCGCCGGAATTCCCAGGATCACGAATATCACCAATCCGATCAAAGCAGCGGCGGTCCCGAGTAATTCGACGAAGCCCAGCTGGACAATCGACGCCGTGAAGAACGTTCCCGCGACGATGAGGGCCACGGGCATGATGTGGCCGTCGAACGACCCGAAGATCTCGAAGGAAATCGCGGTTTCGATGACACCGGCCATGATCGCCATGACCGCGTGAACCGAGAGCTTGGTTCGGAGTCGAAGGCGGGCGCCGAAGGCGCTGATCATGGAGGCGGTCATGTAACCGGCGATCGCGGCACCGATGATCAGGTAGAGGAACGAGGTTCCGGTGGAGTCGTTCTCGGTGGGGGCCCTCAGATCCTGGACCTTGAGGTTGGTCTGGGACTGCTGGGCGACTTGGGAGAAGATCCCTTCAGCGGCTTGGGTCGCTTGGCGGCCGCCCGCGGAGGCGACGTATACATTGCCGTTGCTCGGATCGTAGGCGGCACGAGTGTTCAAATTCGTGACATCGTCCTTGGCGGTCTGCACATCAGGAACTGTTTTGACGTCAGTGGCGTCATCCGCCTGGCTCGTAATTTCTTGGCTGATCTGCGAAGCCTGTTGCGAGGTCCCAATGACTTCGATCTTCATGTCCCTGGGATGCGGATTGTGGAAAGCAGAAACGTATGAGCCGGGGTATGCAAAGGCCATGAACAAGGGGAAGAGCATGGCCAGAAGGACGAATTTCGTCGGGATCTTCTGGGCGGTTAACCGCTGAGGCTGAACTGACATGGGGGACACTTTACACCCGTAAACCTGGGCATCAGGTGTAAGATAGGTCAACACTTCGAAAAATATGAGGGCAGCACCATGACGAGCGAGAGCAACGCAGAAGTTGCCGATCCCCGTATCCTCCATACGCGTCGAGCCTTCAAGCAAGCACTTCTCGACGCGGCCTCACCGCAATGGGATTGGAAAGTCTCGGTCTCCGAGCTGTGCAAGAAGGCAGGGGTTTCCCGGCCGACGTTCTATCAGCATTTCACGACGGTGGACGACGTCTATGCGGAGCTTCTGCACGATCGACTCGTAGACATCGCCCACCTCGAGATGTGGCACAAAGGTGCCGGGGTGCCCCGGGACAGCGAGCTTGTTTCGTTCTTCGAGGATCTCCGGGAGGTGCCGGGGTTCTACGAACCGATACTCGGCGGGGACGAAGTCTTCGGCAAAGCACGGAGGGCCTTCGTCCACTGGGTGGCCCAACGAATAGCCGAGTCAGTATTCGACACGGCATACGAGGACCTGGATGCCGAGGCCCGTCAGCGAGCGCTCTTCATTGCAGGCGGCATCGTGGTCACGATGGGTCACTGGATTTACTCGACGGACCCGTGCACCAGGGTGAGTGCCGTTGAGATTTCTCGGCAAGTCAACTCGTACATCGCGGCGCTGTCGGTGCGGTTCGAGCCTGCGACGGGTGGTGCCGGCCCGGAGGGAGTGGCCTGAGGGGCTTGGCTGGAACCGAATCCGAGATTGTGTTCTGGGCTCTGGCGGGACGGGGGCCGCTATTCGGCGGGGAGCGGGTCTCCGTCCACGTAGAACCACCGGCCGCTCTCGCGGACAAAGCGGCTGTCTTCCCTCTGGGTGCCTTTGACGCGCTTGTCTGCGGGAGTCCCGGGTTGGGAGCGATAGTGGGCCGCGAATGCGACGCGGGCGGTGTCATCGAACGGGCCGCCGGCGGTTTGGAGAATGTCCAGGCGCTGCCATCGGATCGATTCGTCCATCTCCAGGGACGCCGGCCGGGTGCTCGGGTGCCATGTGGACAGGAGGTAGGCGTCCTCGGAAATTGCGAAAGCCGTAAATCGGGACCTCATCAGGGCCTCGGCGGTGGGGGCGGTGTTGCGGCCCGTGATGAGCAGGCCGCAACATGCGCCGAAAACCTCCCCTGTTCCGCAGGGGCATCGCTGATCGTCGGAAATCAATGCCATACGAACCAGGGTACCGGCACGCTATGAAGTGGGCTGATTGATCATTACGGGCCAATTCAACTCATGGGTGAATCTGTCCTG
This region includes:
- a CDS encoding TetR/AcrR family transcriptional regulator, coding for MTSESNAEVADPRILHTRRAFKQALLDAASPQWDWKVSVSELCKKAGVSRPTFYQHFTTVDDVYAELLHDRLVDIAHLEMWHKGAGVPRDSELVSFFEDLREVPGFYEPILGGDEVFGKARRAFVHWVAQRIAESVFDTAYEDLDAEARQRALFIAGGIVVTMGHWIYSTDPCTRVSAVEISRQVNSYIAALSVRFEPATGGAGPEGVA
- a CDS encoding YchJ family protein, which gives rise to MALISDDQRCPCGTGEVFGACCGLLITGRNTAPTAEALMRSRFTAFAISEDAYLLSTWHPSTRPASLEMDESIRWQRLDILQTAGGPFDDTARVAFAAHYRSQPGTPADKRVKGTQREDSRFVRESGRWFYVDGDPLPAE
- a CDS encoding ABC transporter permease; protein product: MSVQPQRLTAQKIPTKFVLLAMLFPLFMAFAYPGSYVSAFHNPHPRDMKIEVIGTSQQASQISQEITSQADDATDVKTVPDVQTAKDDVTNLNTRAAYDPSNGNVYVASAGGRQATQAAEGIFSQVAQQSQTNLKVQDLRAPTENDSTGTSFLYLIIGAAIAGYMTASMISAFGARLRLRTKLSVHAVMAIMAGVIETAISFEIFGSFDGHIMPVALIVAGTFFTASIVQLGFVELLGTAAALIGLVIFVILGIPATGVAVSFDMMPGFFRVMHQLLPTGASSELMRRCLYFDGHGIGPQILVLAVWLVVGAGLLWMASLRSQPASAIGSEEPRRPRRAPDEPLLTAYEDDAVPPEGDAKYASQPTR